Below is a window of Natrialbaceae archaeon AArc-T1-2 DNA.
AGCACGTAGCCTGCCTCGGCACCGACACAGACCACCTCGATACCGACTGTCGGCCGACTCTCGATGTCCTGTACAGTTTCCGTCGACCAGCGCTGTTCCCCTCGATTCATATCGAACCGAGTAAGTGCGTTCCCAAAATCGTCTGCAACATACAGTTCCGAGCCCTCGTACGCGAGGGCATCGAACGTTGGTGTTACTGAATACGTCTCGAGTTTGTCACCGCTGGCCAGGTCGTATGCGATCAATTCGTTCGAAGCTGCCGTGTAGACGGTACCGTCGTAGACCGCGAGGCCGGTAACGAACCCCTCGTCAAACTGGTGGTCCCACAACTCGGTCCCTGAAGCGTCGAGTGCGCCCACACGCGGCTGCTGATCACTGCCGGAGCCATGACTCCCAACGCCGTAGACGACGCCGTCGTCGCTCGCAGTAAGCTCCCAGACGACATCTTCGTGTCCGGTTTCAGCAGCGTCGTAGTGCCACTCCGACTGACCCGATTCGAAATCGAACGCATAGAGACGCCCACCATCTTGGTCGGTGTGGTACGAATCGGCACCGACGTAAACCAGCGATCCATCAGTGTCGATCGGTCCATCGACCAGCAGTTCGTACTCGTCCCGACTCACTCGTTCACTCTCCCAGTCGACGGTCCCGTCGATGTCGACTCGGTTTACCCAGCCCTCTCCGTCTGGAGGGGCTTCCTCCTGGAAATAAAACTCATCATCGACCGCCGTTACCCAGCGTAAACTTCCGGCGGTATCGATCGTAGCTGACTCAGTGAGTGACACGTCATCGACGTGGACCGTTTGTTCTTCATCCGCTGTCTGTTCGTCGCTGTCGCCATCTGCTTGATCACTTTCGTCCTCTTCGCCCGCCTCAAGTAGGGGCTGGAGACATCCGCTTAATCCACCCAACCCACCAGCGAACGCAGCCGAGAGGACGGTTCGTCGCCGCCTCTGTGACCGGCTTGACCCCATGTACTAAATATCAAAAATCGGTATATTATTATATTTTCGGATATACCAACCTGACGGAGATTGCACGGCCAAAAATCATTAAATGTTGAAGTTCAAATTTGGTGACTGATAGGTTCTGCACCGCTCAGCATCGTCCGTTACGGGTTCTATTCAATCTTCGACCCGTCAGAGATTGTCTCCAGCCGGTCGGCGGTCTATGTGCGGACGCGACGGGGCCGACTTAGAGAGTCGGTTAGGTTGATTGCGTTTTATTTCTTGAACCTGTTTTTGTACGCGGTTCCGCTTACGTACGCAGGATTCGGTGCGACGGGAGAGCTTCAACCCCACGAGGGTTCGGCTGAAACACGTTTGTACACCTCCGAAAACGGAGTTTATAAAGGCTTCAACCCCACGAGGGTTCGGCTGAAACAGTCCACAAACGCAGCCACATCGCGTTCATGACCTCGCTTCAACCCCACGAGGGTTCGGCTGAAACGATCGAAGCCTCGAATCCCTCGCGCTTTCATCGGCCGCTTCAACCCCACGAGGGTTCGGCTGAAACACGTGGAAAAAGCGGTTATGTCGGAAGCCTTCGAGCTTCAACCCCACGAGGGTTCGGCTGAAACTTTCGGTACGATTATGCCGTCGATTATCAACTAAGAGCTTCAACCCCACGAGGGTTCGGCTGAAACCGGTACCGGAAAGATCACCGGGATTAAATCTGTCCATGCTTCAACCCCACGAGGGTTCGGCTGAAACGGGAATAATCGGTATCAAAAACCGGATGGATCATTTGGCTTCAACCCCACGAGGGTTCGGCTGAAACTCGTCCCAGACTCCATGTGTGCGTTCTCCAGAGACCGCTTCAACCCCACGAGGGTTCGGCTGAAACACCCCCACGACTCGATACGGTCGATCTCCTCAGCCCGCTTCAACCCCACGAGGGTTCGGCTGAAACGCGTCTACGCGACGAAAGAGTGGGTCAACGACGGCGGCTTCAACCCCACGAGGGTTCGGCTGAAACGATTGGTCAGACATGTTTTTCTTCCACCTCCAGTTGCTTCAACCCCACGAGGGTTCGGCTGAAACTCGGCCTTCAAGAGGCGTTGCGTTATCGCTGGCAGCCGCTTCAACCCCACGAGGGTTCGGCTGAAACCGGCGTACTTGGTGTATGTAACCTCGTCGACGCTCGCTTCAACCCCACGAGGGTTCGGCTGAAACCCTTCGAGGAGATGACCGTCACCAACGACATCGACGGCTTCAACCCCACGAGGGTTCGGCTGAAACTTGGTCAAATGGGGGATCGAACACGACCGTATCGAACGCTTCAACCCCACGAGGGTTCGGCTGAAACCGTACGTCGTCGGCGAGGAGGACTACACGGCCGACGCTTCAACCCCACGAGGGTTCGGCTGAAACTACGTTAAAATATCACTTCTGCGATAACAGACCAAAAGCTTCAACCCCACGAGGGTTCGGCTGAAACAGTCCATCAAGATGGAAACGCTCCAAGGGCTTGGAGAGCTTCAACCCCACGAGGGTTCGGCTGAAACGCTGGACGCTTGAGGAGTCGCTTGACGATCCAGTGGCTTCAACCCCACGAGGGTTCGGCTGAAACGAGCTGTTCGCTCGGAGAGCCGCCGAGGATGTGAACCGCTTCAACCCCACGAGGGTTCGGCTGAAACACAACCGGCAGCGAGAACGGCCACAGCGGACCCGAGCTTCAACCCCACGAGGGTTCGGCTGAAACTCGCTCGAGATCGTGCTGACGACCTTCGCGAGTGGGTGCTTCAACCCCACGAGGGTTCGGCTGAAACAAGCGATGGTAGAGGCACTCCGTCAGACCAAACTCCGCTTCAACCCCACGAGGGTTCGGCTGAAACCATGGAGCGGGACAGTCTGACAATCAACCTCAACGCTTCAACCCCACGAGGGTTCGGCTGAAACCTTCGGTGGCATGGATGCCGGTATTGATGCTCGGGAAGCTTCAACCCCACGAGGGTTCGGCTGAAACAATTTATCAGGTTTATGGACCTGATAAATGGGTTGATGCTTCAACCCCACGAGGGTTCGGCTGAAACGGGACTGATTAGCAGATCGGGAGTGAGACAATAATGAGCTTCAACCCCACGAGGGTTCGGCTGAAACTAGTGTGAACGCTTCCGGCCTAATCAACCAGTTGGTGGCTTCAACCCCACGAGGGTTCGGCTGAAACTGTTCGTCGTTGATTTCTCCGGTACGGCGTTCACTCGCTTCAACCCCACGAGGGTTCGGCTGAAACATTTGGAAGGACTCACAGACGGAATGCGTTTTAAGCGTGCTTCAACCCCACGAGGGTTCGGCTGAAACGCGACAAGCACCGTTCAATCTAGTCCCGCGAGAGTCTGCTTCAACCCCACGAGGGTTCGGCTGAAACGTGGGGTATGTCAGACGATATATGCGGCCACACTAAGCTTCAACCCCACGAGGGTTCGGCTGAAACCACTTTATCGTCCGCGTCAAAACCTGTGCCGACGCTTCAACCCCACGAGGGTTCGGCTGAAACCGAGATCCGGAATCGGAGCGCCGAAAGCGCTGCCGACGCTTCAACCCCACGAGGGTTCGGCTGAAACGAGGACTACGAAACCGACGGCGTGGCGACGGCGACCGCTTCAACCCCACGAGGGTTCGGCTGAAAC
It encodes the following:
- a CDS encoding PQQ-binding-like beta-propeller repeat protein, translated to MGSSRSQRRRRTVLSAAFAGGLGGLSGCLQPLLEAGEEDESDQADGDSDEQTADEEQTVHVDDVSLTESATIDTAGSLRWVTAVDDEFYFQEEAPPDGEGWVNRVDIDGTVDWESERVSRDEYELLVDGPIDTDGSLVYVGADSYHTDQDGGRLYAFDFESGQSEWHYDAAETGHEDVVWELTASDDGVVYGVGSHGSGSDQQPRVGALDASGTELWDHQFDEGFVTGLAVYDGTVYTAASNELIAYDLASGDKLETYSVTPTFDALAYEGSELYVADDFGNALTRFDMNRGEQRWSTETVQDIESRPTVGIEVVCVGAEAGYVLAYDRETGDTRWETRLEGSVATGPVAEDGLVWVTDEQQDLYALEERDGDIRHHRTLTPDYDEGELQLAVTDGVLATEAEPITYSIER